One region of Rufibacter sp. LB8 genomic DNA includes:
- a CDS encoding TVP38/TMEM64 family protein — protein MLKQLLQKNIGALVSMAMLVIVPVSVSSSLAVLLYQYQDLLLNLAIPQTILYFLAVSLTMAFALTPTTFVAILSGFYLGWPGFPGVVISYAAVSLIGYFLAKAIDQGKLLKFVNHFEKAAIVMEELKHQSWGLIILTRISPVLPFALMTFILAMIKVDKRKFLLASIAGMLPRTLFFFWLGNQAQDILLLLQNSDTGTSGKFLLIALIAVSVFGLYYLFNRALKKALSRHSVS, from the coding sequence ATGCTAAAACAGCTTTTGCAGAAAAATATCGGGGCTTTAGTTTCCATGGCTATGCTGGTGATCGTACCGGTTTCGGTAAGTTCATCCTTGGCTGTTCTGTTGTACCAATACCAGGACCTATTATTGAATTTAGCCATACCTCAAACAATACTGTATTTTCTGGCGGTTTCCCTAACCATGGCTTTTGCCTTGACCCCTACCACCTTTGTTGCCATACTTTCGGGCTTCTATCTTGGATGGCCCGGGTTCCCTGGGGTGGTAATATCATATGCCGCGGTTTCCTTGATCGGGTACTTTCTAGCCAAGGCTATCGATCAGGGCAAGCTCTTGAAGTTTGTAAACCATTTTGAAAAAGCTGCCATTGTGATGGAAGAACTTAAGCACCAAAGCTGGGGCTTGATAATACTAACCCGAATTTCACCGGTCCTTCCTTTTGCCCTAATGACTTTTATCCTGGCCATGATAAAAGTCGATAAACGCAAGTTTTTACTGGCCAGTATTGCCGGGATGCTGCCCCGAACGTTATTTTTCTTCTGGTTAGGCAACCAAGCCCAGGATATCCTCCTCTTACTTCAAAATTCAGATACCGGAACCAGTGGCAAATTCCTTTTGATTGCTCTTATTGCTGTTTCCGTTTTCGGATTATATTACTTATTCAACCGTGCTTTGAAAAAAGCCCTATCGCGGCATTCTGTCAGTTAG
- a CDS encoding TonB-dependent receptor: MRKQYFLLLLSFSILALSGYAQTTGRLSGVIKSSDGKPAAYVNVALPEVNKGAVSAENGSFSIQGIQPGTYTLRCSFVGLQSQELAVTIEAGKNTKVDLTLTEDAARISEVVVTAGRTVNKKPLAIGKIAISPLDMPQSMTIVNSEVIANQQASKLSDVIKNVNGVSLGTSRGSTSETFFARGYNLGANNIFKNGARSNSAVLPEASTLERVEVLKGSAALLFGNVSGGAVINMVTKQPKFEYGGEVAMRAGSYDFYKPIADVYGPITQNLAFRVVGTFEAAESYRNSVESKKYYVNPSLLYKLGSRTTVLVQGDYLSHDFTPDFGIGSLDGKIPTNIDRSAFFNTPWAYNEVRQNTASASVEHQLNDIWKVNFIGSQQQFNRDYFSTERIQADADGDWGRKLTRSDISENYYTGQVNLNGEFKTLGIGHTLLVGADAERYLNTSHTFKISSLWKGDVYDSINLLNPAKFQARTDEPLAKATIRTETPTYRFGTYFQDLISVSEKFKVLAGLRWSYQKVEVAKLYDLANNEVKNSPTAITKVDKAFSPRVGLVYQPTTTTSLFASYSNNFVPNTGKDIYQQNLKPSIVDQYEVGVKNDLVKDMLSINVTFYRIINNDLALQAQFLADGSVNTDATIKEFTGQTTSDGAEVDLSGTLSPGLTFLAGYSYNHMRYTDTPGSKGSYIEGERLVSNPSHTANASIFYTLQTSALKGLKVGASGFYTGERNAGWNNQVGQVQQFNRLIPVGGFASFDLSLGYSINKFSILGKLSNITNELNYLVHENYSVNPIPPRQFVTTASFRF, encoded by the coding sequence ATGAGAAAACAGTACTTCCTCCTTCTATTAAGCTTTTCAATATTAGCGCTTTCTGGCTACGCGCAAACAACAGGTAGATTAAGTGGCGTTATCAAATCAAGTGACGGCAAGCCAGCCGCTTATGTGAATGTAGCGCTTCCTGAAGTGAATAAAGGTGCTGTTTCTGCTGAGAACGGTTCATTCTCCATCCAAGGCATACAGCCGGGCACCTATACCTTGAGATGCTCCTTTGTAGGACTGCAAAGCCAGGAGTTAGCGGTTACTATAGAAGCAGGGAAGAATACCAAAGTTGACCTGACGCTGACAGAAGACGCCGCTCGCATCTCTGAGGTAGTGGTGACTGCCGGCAGGACCGTCAACAAAAAGCCCTTGGCCATAGGCAAGATTGCCATCTCGCCGCTGGACATGCCCCAGAGCATGACCATCGTCAACAGTGAGGTGATTGCCAATCAGCAGGCTTCTAAGCTGAGCGACGTTATTAAAAATGTGAACGGGGTGTCTTTGGGCACTTCCCGCGGAAGTACCTCAGAAACCTTCTTTGCCCGCGGGTACAACCTGGGCGCCAACAACATTTTCAAGAATGGAGCACGCTCCAATTCAGCCGTTCTTCCAGAGGCAAGCACCCTAGAAAGAGTAGAAGTATTAAAAGGTAGTGCCGCCTTGTTGTTTGGCAACGTATCTGGTGGGGCGGTCATCAACATGGTGACCAAACAGCCTAAATTTGAGTACGGCGGTGAAGTGGCCATGCGTGCAGGTAGCTATGATTTTTACAAGCCCATAGCAGACGTGTACGGACCAATCACGCAGAACCTGGCGTTCAGGGTGGTAGGTACTTTTGAGGCCGCAGAAAGCTACCGCAACAGCGTAGAGTCAAAGAAATACTATGTGAACCCCTCCCTGTTGTACAAGCTAGGGTCTAGAACCACCGTTTTGGTACAAGGTGATTACCTAAGCCATGATTTCACGCCAGACTTTGGGATTGGGTCCTTGGATGGAAAAATCCCGACGAATATTGACCGTTCCGCTTTCTTCAACACCCCTTGGGCCTACAATGAGGTGCGCCAGAATACAGCATCTGCCAGCGTGGAGCACCAGCTAAATGACATCTGGAAAGTAAACTTCATTGGGTCTCAGCAACAGTTCAACAGAGACTATTTCTCAACAGAACGCATCCAGGCTGATGCAGACGGTGACTGGGGCCGCAAACTAACCCGTTCTGATATTTCTGAGAACTACTACACCGGTCAGGTAAACCTGAATGGTGAGTTCAAGACCTTGGGCATTGGCCACACGCTATTGGTGGGCGCTGACGCGGAGCGTTATCTAAACACTTCACATACTTTCAAAATCTCTTCTCTATGGAAAGGTGATGTGTATGACTCTATCAACCTCTTGAATCCGGCCAAGTTCCAGGCTAGAACAGATGAGCCATTGGCTAAGGCTACCATCCGCACCGAAACGCCCACCTACCGCTTTGGTACCTACTTCCAAGACTTGATTAGTGTTTCTGAGAAATTTAAAGTGTTGGCTGGTCTTAGATGGTCTTACCAGAAAGTAGAAGTTGCCAAACTGTATGACCTGGCCAATAATGAGGTAAAAAACAGCCCTACTGCCATTACCAAAGTAGATAAGGCGTTCTCACCTCGTGTAGGATTGGTATACCAACCCACTACTACCACCTCGTTGTTTGCCAGCTATTCTAACAACTTTGTTCCAAATACCGGTAAGGACATATACCAACAAAACCTAAAGCCTTCTATTGTAGATCAGTATGAGGTAGGCGTGAAGAATGACCTGGTAAAAGACATGCTGTCTATCAACGTCACATTCTATCGCATCATCAACAATGACCTGGCGCTACAGGCTCAATTCTTAGCAGACGGTTCTGTGAACACAGATGCCACCATCAAGGAGTTCACTGGTCAGACAACCAGTGACGGGGCAGAGGTAGACTTGTCAGGAACGCTTTCTCCAGGCTTAACTTTCTTGGCCGGCTACAGCTACAACCACATGCGCTACACAGACACTCCAGGTTCTAAGGGAAGCTACATTGAAGGAGAGCGCTTGGTGAGTAACCCATCGCACACAGCCAATGCCTCTATCTTCTATACACTGCAGACGTCTGCTCTAAAAGGCTTGAAAGTAGGGGCCTCTGGATTCTACACTGGAGAGCGCAATGCTGGCTGGAACAACCAGGTAGGCCAAGTGCAACAGTTTAACCGCCTTATCCCAGTAGGTGGATTTGCTAGCTTTGATCTGTCATTAGGGTACTCAATCAACAAGTTCTCCATCTTAGGCAAGCTTTCTAACATTACCAACGAGTTGAATTACCTGGTGCATGAAAATTACAGCGTAAACCCTATTCCACCCCGCCAGTTCGTGACGACCGCCTCCTTTAGGTTCTAG
- a CDS encoding helix-turn-helix domain-containing protein, producing MRHLRKGQKLTQARFAKEVGLTAGQLSRLEAGEILTREVDLVKMAKVLDTEYEELKRQYFSDKFSQELLISGCSLETLDLAREKLLRLQSTRSHGRGL from the coding sequence ATACGGCACTTGCGTAAAGGCCAGAAATTGACCCAGGCAAGGTTCGCAAAGGAGGTGGGGCTAACAGCCGGCCAGTTGAGCAGGTTGGAGGCTGGTGAGATTCTGACTAGGGAGGTTGACCTTGTCAAGATGGCCAAGGTGCTTGATACGGAATATGAGGAGCTTAAGAGGCAGTACTTCAGTGATAAATTCTCCCAGGAGTTGTTAATAAGCGGATGCTCCTTGGAAACTCTTGACTTGGCAAGGGAAAAGCTTCTTCGCCTGCAGAGTACCCGTTCCCATGGGCGAGGGTTGTGA
- a CDS encoding TolC family protein, with the protein MKRKINLLCLLGCLAFTNVIAQQTMPEVLKAVEQNNKTLATQQQYLETQKKQFRTGLNPTNPVIDYDYLKGSPANAGNQTDITLTQAFDFPTAYGRKRKLANEQTLQAETELTVQRQQILLEAQLTALDLIYHNRARQELSRRIQRVEKLANNYQKQLDKGNISILDVNKARLQLIQIQQRDRQLAGEQLRLAQKLTELTGGQPIAVADTIYPVAQVPPNFEVLDSLIEANDPIVKLYEQQKKVSERQVSVTKALTLPKLETGYHYQSILGQTYKGLHLGVSIPLWENRNMVAAQQAVVGWRESQLQEHRLEHRSLNRQQYSQYENYQASLEAYRRVFTSANNTPLLEKALRLGEISTATFFLELTYLYDSVDDFLITERDYHLTLARLYKFRL; encoded by the coding sequence ATGAAGAGGAAAATAAATCTATTGTGTCTGCTGGGGTGCCTGGCTTTCACCAACGTGATAGCCCAGCAGACTATGCCTGAGGTGTTGAAAGCGGTGGAGCAGAACAACAAAACGCTGGCTACCCAGCAGCAGTACCTGGAGACACAGAAAAAGCAATTCAGAACCGGGTTGAATCCGACCAACCCAGTGATTGACTATGATTACCTGAAAGGAAGCCCGGCCAACGCGGGGAACCAGACGGACATAACCTTGACGCAGGCGTTTGACTTCCCCACGGCGTACGGCAGGAAAAGGAAACTGGCGAATGAACAGACCCTTCAGGCTGAAACTGAGCTGACTGTTCAGCGGCAACAGATTCTCCTGGAGGCCCAACTCACTGCCTTGGATTTGATTTACCACAACAGGGCCCGACAAGAATTGAGCAGGCGGATTCAACGGGTAGAGAAACTGGCAAACAATTATCAGAAACAGTTGGACAAGGGAAACATCAGCATTCTGGATGTGAACAAGGCCAGGTTGCAACTTATCCAAATTCAACAGAGGGACCGACAGCTGGCCGGAGAGCAGTTGCGCCTTGCCCAGAAACTGACGGAATTGACCGGGGGGCAACCTATTGCGGTCGCAGATACAATTTACCCAGTTGCCCAAGTTCCTCCAAACTTTGAGGTTTTGGACAGCCTGATAGAGGCAAATGACCCGATTGTGAAACTGTATGAGCAACAAAAGAAGGTCAGTGAGCGTCAGGTCTCGGTGACCAAGGCATTAACCCTGCCCAAGTTGGAGACCGGTTACCACTACCAGTCCATTCTAGGGCAGACGTACAAAGGCTTGCATCTGGGGGTAAGCATCCCGCTCTGGGAAAACAGGAACATGGTGGCTGCCCAACAGGCAGTGGTCGGTTGGAGGGAAAGCCAACTTCAGGAGCACCGGTTGGAGCACCGGTCCCTCAATAGGCAGCAGTACTCCCAATATGAAAACTATCAGGCTAGCCTGGAGGCGTATAGGAGGGTGTTTACCTCCGCTAACAATACGCCGCTATTGGAAAAAGCGCTTCGGCTGGGGGAGATTTCAACGGCCACCTTCTTTCTAGAGCTTACTTACTTGTATGACAGTGTGGACGATTTCTTGATAACTGAAAGAGATTACCATTTAACTCTAGCCAGATTATACAAGTTTAGGTTGTAG
- a CDS encoding DUF3147 family protein, with translation MQILFKVIITALLITGISELGRRYSTAAAVLAALPITSILAMVWLYVDTKDTGKISDLSYGIFWAVLPSLLFFIALPLLLKAGLKFPLAMLLSCVLMAGFYYIYVLFLRKLGIQAL, from the coding sequence ATGCAGATACTGTTTAAGGTAATCATCACAGCGCTACTGATAACGGGCATCTCTGAGCTGGGGAGGCGATACAGCACCGCGGCTGCGGTTCTGGCGGCCCTGCCCATCACGTCCATCCTGGCCATGGTCTGGCTCTACGTGGACACCAAGGACACCGGCAAGATAAGCGACCTTTCCTACGGTATATTCTGGGCGGTCCTGCCTTCGCTCCTGTTCTTTATCGCCCTGCCTCTGCTACTGAAGGCGGGCTTGAAGTTCCCATTGGCCATGCTACTGTCCTGTGTTTTGATGGCGGGCTTTTACTATATCTATGTACTGTTTCTGAGGAAGCTGGGCATTCAAGCATTATAA
- a CDS encoding efflux RND transporter permease subunit, whose product MLNKIIQFSLHNRLLVMVATTLLLLFGSITAARMDVDVFPDLTAPTVVILTEAHGMAPEETERLVTFPIETAVNGATDVRRVRSSSSAGISIVWVEFNWGTDIFKARQIVSEKMISVAERLPQGVGNPTLAPNSSIMGEIMLISVTADKTSLMDLRSLSDWNIRPRLLAIGGVSQVVVIGGEYKQYQVLASPQRMEFYDVSLAELLHATQQANTNAAGGFMNQYGNEYIIRGMGRTNDLAELGNSVIKMRGDMPVKISDVADMKIGAAVKIGDASMKGNPAVILTVMKQPNTNTLQLTEQIDQAILELDKSLPEDIHLNTQVFRQSDFINASISNIQKVLIEGSIFVVIVLFLFLMNWRATAISLVAIPISLVTAMLTLKWLGFTINTMSLGGMAIAIGDLVDDAIIDVENVFRRLKENAHKPEAERQNKLRIVYDASVEIRSSVINATFIIIVAFLPLFFLSGMEGRLLAPLGIAFIVSLFASLIVAITVTPVLCSFLLTKDSMLLQQHHESWLVRKLNHGYEKALVRALHYKKLILGATAALFLVAMLLFFGLGRSFLPEFNEGSLVVSAVSLPGISLKESNQIGSNIERALLRVPEIKMTTRRTGRAELDEHAQGVNASEIDAPFTLDERSREEFMTDVRDKIAMVGGANITIGQPIGHRIDHMLSGTRANIAIKIFGPDLNQLYALSKQVQTSIAGTEGLVDLSIEQQVEIPQIQIKAKREMLARYGIPIGAFTEFVDVAFAGEKVSEVYEGNRTFDLVLRYNDENRGRIESLRNSLIDTHSGEKVPLHVVADVVSATGPNTVNRENVQRKTVVSANVSGRDQKSVVAEIQQKIGETVKLPEGYRIEYSGQFESEAEASQTLLYASLISLLVIFLLLYGEFKEVKLSSIILLNLPLALIGGVFSIYLTSGILSIPAIIGFITLFGIATRNGILLVSHYQTLQKEGYSLEDTIIIGSRDRLSPILMTALTAGLALIPLAMAGDLPGNEIQSPMAKVILGGLLTSTLLNVFIVPIVYAMTHPKKERNADTV is encoded by the coding sequence ATGTTAAATAAAATCATTCAATTCTCGCTCCATAACCGCCTGTTGGTGATGGTAGCGACCACGTTACTGCTCTTGTTTGGCTCCATCACAGCCGCTAGAATGGACGTGGACGTGTTTCCTGACCTGACCGCGCCCACGGTGGTGATTCTGACGGAGGCACACGGCATGGCCCCAGAAGAAACTGAGCGGCTGGTCACCTTCCCTATCGAAACTGCTGTGAATGGGGCAACGGACGTGAGGCGCGTGCGCTCCTCTTCCTCTGCCGGTATCTCCATTGTCTGGGTGGAGTTCAACTGGGGTACAGACATTTTCAAAGCACGGCAGATTGTCAGCGAGAAGATGATTAGTGTGGCTGAGAGACTGCCACAGGGTGTTGGTAACCCAACTTTGGCTCCTAACTCCTCCATTATGGGAGAGATAATGCTCATCAGCGTCACAGCAGACAAAACCAGCTTGATGGACCTGAGGTCTCTATCGGATTGGAACATAAGACCCCGCCTACTGGCGATCGGTGGCGTGTCCCAGGTGGTAGTCATCGGGGGAGAGTACAAGCAATACCAAGTCCTCGCCTCGCCTCAGCGCATGGAATTCTATGATGTCTCCCTTGCCGAATTACTGCATGCCACCCAGCAGGCCAATACCAATGCCGCCGGAGGGTTTATGAACCAGTATGGAAACGAGTACATCATAAGGGGCATGGGCCGAACGAATGACTTGGCCGAGCTGGGCAACTCCGTCATAAAGATGAGAGGCGATATGCCGGTTAAGATTTCTGACGTGGCTGATATGAAGATTGGGGCCGCCGTCAAAATTGGGGATGCCTCCATGAAAGGAAACCCGGCGGTGATACTCACCGTCATGAAGCAACCTAACACCAATACGCTTCAATTAACGGAACAGATTGACCAAGCCATTCTGGAATTGGACAAAAGCCTGCCAGAGGACATTCACCTGAACACCCAGGTTTTCCGGCAGTCTGACTTCATCAATGCGTCTATCAGTAATATCCAGAAGGTACTGATAGAGGGCTCCATTTTCGTGGTCATTGTTCTGTTCCTGTTCCTGATGAACTGGCGGGCTACGGCTATTTCACTGGTGGCCATTCCTATTTCCTTGGTGACAGCCATGCTAACCCTCAAGTGGCTTGGCTTCACCATCAATACCATGAGTCTGGGCGGAATGGCCATTGCTATTGGCGATTTGGTGGATGACGCCATCATAGACGTGGAAAATGTGTTCAGGCGATTGAAGGAGAACGCCCACAAGCCTGAGGCAGAGCGACAGAACAAACTGAGGATTGTCTATGACGCCTCTGTTGAGATAAGGTCGTCGGTCATCAACGCCACTTTTATCATTATAGTAGCGTTTCTTCCACTGTTTTTCCTTTCCGGCATGGAAGGAAGGCTATTGGCTCCGCTGGGAATCGCATTTATCGTGTCGCTCTTCGCCTCTTTGATTGTGGCCATCACCGTCACCCCGGTGCTTTGCAGTTTCCTGCTTACCAAGGACAGCATGCTTTTGCAACAGCACCATGAGAGTTGGCTGGTCAGAAAACTGAACCACGGCTATGAGAAGGCATTGGTGCGGGCCCTGCACTATAAGAAACTAATCCTAGGCGCCACCGCCGCTCTTTTTCTGGTGGCGATGCTTTTGTTCTTTGGGTTGGGGAGGTCCTTCCTGCCTGAGTTCAATGAGGGTTCATTGGTGGTGAGCGCGGTCAGCTTACCGGGCATCTCCCTAAAGGAATCCAACCAGATTGGCTCAAATATAGAAAGAGCGCTCTTGCGCGTACCTGAGATTAAGATGACCACGCGCCGTACAGGCCGGGCTGAGTTAGACGAGCATGCGCAGGGCGTGAACGCCTCTGAAATTGACGCGCCTTTTACCTTAGATGAAAGAAGCCGGGAAGAATTCATGACCGATGTGCGGGATAAGATAGCCATGGTGGGCGGAGCCAACATCACCATCGGGCAGCCCATTGGGCACCGCATTGACCATATGCTGTCCGGCACGCGCGCTAATATCGCCATCAAGATTTTCGGCCCTGACCTCAACCAGTTGTATGCTCTCTCCAAACAGGTTCAGACAAGCATCGCCGGCACAGAGGGCCTAGTGGATTTGAGCATTGAGCAACAGGTGGAAATTCCCCAGATTCAGATAAAGGCCAAAAGGGAGATGCTGGCCAGATACGGCATTCCCATAGGGGCTTTCACTGAGTTTGTGGACGTGGCCTTCGCCGGGGAGAAAGTGTCAGAGGTGTATGAGGGAAACCGCACATTCGATTTGGTGTTGCGCTACAATGATGAGAACAGAGGCAGGATAGAAAGCCTGCGAAACAGCCTGATTGACACTCACTCAGGCGAGAAAGTCCCTCTGCACGTGGTGGCGGATGTGGTTTCCGCCACTGGCCCCAACACTGTGAACCGTGAGAATGTTCAGCGGAAGACGGTGGTATCTGCCAACGTGTCTGGGCGGGACCAGAAAAGCGTGGTAGCTGAAATCCAACAGAAGATAGGCGAAACTGTCAAGCTCCCTGAGGGGTACCGGATTGAGTACAGCGGTCAGTTTGAGAGTGAGGCGGAAGCCTCCCAGACACTGCTATATGCGTCGCTTATCTCCCTACTGGTGATTTTCCTGTTGCTTTATGGGGAGTTCAAGGAGGTAAAGCTTTCCTCTATCATCCTACTGAACCTGCCCCTGGCCTTGATAGGCGGCGTATTCAGCATTTACCTGACGTCCGGGATTCTAAGCATCCCTGCCATTATCGGGTTTATAACCCTTTTTGGCATCGCTACCAGAAACGGAATCCTTCTGGTCTCGCACTACCAGACCCTGCAGAAGGAAGGCTATTCTTTGGAAGACACCATCATCATTGGTTCAAGGGACAGGCTCAGCCCCATCCTTATGACGGCTTTGACGGCGGGTCTGGCGCTGATTCCATTGGCTATGGCCGGAGACCTGCCGGGCAATGAGATACAGAGCCCAATGGCTAAAGTCATTTTGGGCGGACTGCTCACCTCTACCCTGCTCAATGTGTTTATCGTACCGATTGTCTATGCCATGACCCACCCTAAAAAAGAAAGAAATGCAGATACTGTTTAA
- a CDS encoding efflux RND transporter periplasmic adaptor subunit has protein sequence MTLSKLYTSIFTACLALSIAGCSDPKGNEGKVSEEQANSVDDAEALEDLSYTLYTGQTELFVEFTPLIVGQTSKFAAHLTKLGPAFKPFTEGQLTVSLVKGNKGIRHTVDTPRSPGIFGPKLQPTTAGEGYRLIFDVKAGALTDQFVIENVTVYPDLKTAIAQQPKPEEKGNEISYLKEQAWKVEFANQEVKKGPFYEVIKTSGQVMPAQGDEVVLTAKADGIVEFVGSGLLAGKTVTKGQPLFTVKGGGLADDNLNVKLAQLRANYQKAQVDYNRASELVKDQIIPRKEYESIKLQYETARREYQALAGAFKGGGLRIGAPQSGFIKEVAITSGQFVEAGQPIATISRNRGLVIRADVPQQYFSQLSSISSANFRASTGKEVFSLEDLNGKLVSYAKSTAPDSYYTPVFFQIDPNKQLLPGAYLEVYLKSKSAGEAIVVPESALLEEQGVYYVYVQTAGESFEKREVKLGTSDASQVQVLSGVREGERVVTKGAYQIKLATLSGAMPAHGHEH, from the coding sequence ATGACCTTATCAAAACTATATACCTCCATTTTCACAGCCTGCCTAGCGCTTTCAATAGCCGGTTGCAGTGATCCTAAAGGGAATGAGGGGAAAGTCTCAGAGGAACAGGCCAACAGCGTTGATGATGCAGAGGCGCTGGAAGACTTGTCCTACACCCTTTACACTGGCCAGACAGAACTGTTTGTGGAGTTCACCCCCTTGATAGTGGGCCAAACATCCAAATTTGCGGCTCATCTCACTAAGTTGGGCCCAGCCTTCAAGCCCTTCACCGAGGGACAGTTGACTGTTAGCCTGGTGAAAGGGAATAAAGGAATCAGGCATACCGTAGATACCCCGCGCTCTCCAGGGATATTTGGCCCCAAACTGCAACCTACTACCGCAGGAGAAGGATATAGGCTCATCTTTGATGTGAAAGCCGGGGCCTTGACAGACCAATTCGTGATTGAGAATGTGACGGTTTACCCAGACTTGAAAACCGCCATCGCCCAGCAACCTAAACCAGAGGAGAAAGGGAATGAAATCAGTTATCTGAAAGAGCAGGCCTGGAAAGTAGAGTTCGCCAACCAAGAGGTTAAAAAAGGCCCCTTTTATGAGGTCATCAAAACCTCAGGTCAGGTTATGCCCGCACAAGGCGATGAGGTTGTCCTGACAGCCAAAGCTGATGGAATTGTGGAATTTGTAGGCTCAGGTCTGTTGGCCGGTAAGACTGTTACCAAAGGACAGCCCTTGTTCACCGTGAAAGGCGGCGGACTAGCAGACGACAACCTGAATGTAAAGCTGGCGCAACTGAGGGCAAACTACCAGAAAGCTCAGGTGGACTACAACAGAGCCTCTGAACTGGTGAAGGACCAGATAATTCCCCGAAAGGAGTATGAGTCCATCAAACTCCAGTATGAAACCGCCCGAAGGGAGTATCAGGCGCTGGCAGGGGCCTTCAAAGGAGGGGGCTTACGCATAGGTGCCCCTCAGAGCGGATTTATAAAAGAAGTAGCCATCACCTCAGGGCAGTTTGTGGAGGCGGGACAACCCATTGCCACCATTTCCCGGAACAGAGGCCTGGTTATCAGGGCAGACGTCCCGCAGCAGTACTTCTCCCAGTTGAGCTCTATCTCCTCGGCCAACTTCCGGGCCTCAACCGGCAAGGAGGTGTTCAGCCTGGAGGACCTAAATGGAAAGCTGGTCTCCTATGCTAAAAGCACCGCCCCTGATTCCTACTACACCCCTGTGTTTTTCCAGATAGACCCAAACAAGCAACTCCTGCCGGGGGCTTACTTAGAGGTGTACCTGAAGTCGAAATCCGCCGGAGAGGCCATTGTAGTACCGGAAAGTGCTTTACTGGAAGAGCAAGGCGTCTATTACGTGTATGTGCAGACGGCGGGTGAGTCTTTCGAGAAAAGGGAAGTAAAATTGGGGACCAGTGACGCTTCCCAGGTGCAGGTCCTGTCGGGCGTACGGGAAGGCGAGCGCGTTGTCACCAAAGGGGCCTATCAAATCAAACTGGCTACCTTGTCCGGTGCCATGCCGGCGCATGGCCATGAGCATTAA
- a CDS encoding IS1 family transposase, with amino-acid sequence MFEVLIKINCPHCQSSKVVKNGKKKNGAQNLLCHSCRKQFQATYQYKGADPATKQLMVRLLERNNGIRDIEALLGVSRKCILDNLCRQGSRLSIAPARRCYESVQIDEVWSYVGRRRKGKYWLLYAYCPETDEVLAYSCGPRSAATVRKLLKKLEKAHIGEYCTDHWRAFAQVIPTEKHKVGKAYTKNIEGVNTCLRARNRRLVRKTTCFSKKKENHDASLNLMFNYRNNQKSKHHTL; translated from the coding sequence ATGTTCGAAGTCCTCATCAAAATAAACTGTCCCCACTGCCAGAGCAGTAAGGTAGTAAAAAACGGAAAGAAAAAGAACGGTGCCCAGAACCTGCTATGCCACAGCTGCAGAAAGCAGTTCCAGGCCACGTACCAGTACAAAGGCGCCGATCCGGCCACAAAGCAGCTAATGGTGCGGCTTTTGGAGCGCAACAACGGCATCCGCGACATAGAGGCGCTGCTGGGGGTGAGCCGCAAGTGCATACTGGACAACCTGTGCCGGCAAGGCAGCCGACTCAGCATCGCACCGGCGCGGCGCTGCTACGAGTCGGTGCAGATAGACGAGGTCTGGAGCTACGTGGGCAGGCGCAGGAAAGGGAAGTACTGGCTTTTGTATGCCTACTGCCCCGAGACGGATGAGGTTTTGGCTTACAGTTGCGGCCCCAGGAGCGCAGCAACTGTGAGGAAGCTGCTCAAGAAGCTGGAGAAAGCACACATTGGAGAATACTGCACCGACCATTGGAGAGCCTTCGCCCAGGTGATACCTACAGAGAAACACAAGGTGGGCAAGGCTTACACAAAAAATATAGAAGGGGTAAATACCTGCCTCAGGGCCAGGAACAGGAGGCTGGTCAGGAAAACGACCTGCTTCTCCAAGAAAAAGGAGAACCATGATGCGAGCTTAAACCTAATGTTCAACTACCGAAACAACCAAAAATCAAAGCATCATACATTGTAA